A single window of Kitasatospora sp. HUAS MG31 DNA harbors:
- a CDS encoding DUF5999 family protein → MCQHRPECPSADSPDREAALTVAHHPEQGWSLLCNGVLLFEDTGELLPDGRVIAPRRPLTAAAA, encoded by the coding sequence ATGTGCCAGCACCGACCTGAGTGTCCTTCGGCCGATTCCCCGGACCGGGAGGCGGCCCTGACGGTCGCCCACCACCCCGAGCAGGGCTGGAGCCTGCTCTGCAACGGCGTCCTCCTCTTCGAGGACACCGGCGAACTCCTCCCCGACGGCCGGGTCATCGCCCCCCGCCGCCCGCTGACCGCCGCCGCGGCCTGA